In bacterium, the sequence ATTACTATATCCTTTGTATCTTTTTCTGTGCTGTCTAAAAGAGAGATGAGTGTTTCCTTATCTATCCTTCCTATGCTCCATGCAGATGCCCTTTTGATATCAGGAGATGGGTCTTCTTTTAAAATTTTCTCAAGTTCAGGGATTGCCTGTTTAAGTCCCCGTCTTCCTACCTCATATATAGCAAACTTTCTTTCTTCTGGGTCTTGACTGTAAAGGTTTTTAATATAGAGTTTTGGGCTTGTAGTAGTTCCTTTTGTTGCATACCATACTGATAGACGTATAACAGAGATAGTAAAGACACCAATACATACCCAGAATACAATCTTTCTCTTTTTTGAAAGTCCGTTATAAAATCTCTTTATCTTTTCCATTGAAATCCATAAAATACACTATCTCTTCATCTAACTTTTCTACTTCCATATTTTCATTGTAATCCATTCTATTACTTTGTCAACCCTTTTCCATTTCTATCCTGGCAATAATACCATAAACTGTAAACTATGTACCCGGAATATACTAATCTGAGCGGAGAGGGTGGGATTCGGCGCCCTCGCCTCCCAAAACGGCTCGGGTCGGCCAGCCGCTGAAATTGCTCTTACTCATCGCAATTTCTTACTTCGCTCCCTTCGAATCCCTGTTGCTTGCTAATCTGAGCGGAGAGGGTGGGATTCGAACCCACGATCCGTTTCCGGATACGCGCTTTCCAAGCGCGCGCACTCGGCCACTATGCGACCTCTCCCTGAATAAATTAATAAATATTTACTTTATTTCAGGATGTCTTTGAAGAAATCTCATAGCCAGAATGAAGCCGTTTACAGAAAATTTTCTTTGCCAGTCGGTTTAATTCCCTGAAAGGGATTTTTTTTGCTTCAAACTCTTTCAGTTTTTCTTTTGCTTTTTTAATCTTTTTTCTATGGAGTTTTTTTATCTCATTTTTGTGCCTTCCCATAGGTACTCCTTTCTGCCATTTATTATATCCCGATAGTGTTCTTTCCGTCAATAAATCGTACGTATATAGTGTAGATACACTTTAAATTATTCTCCTATCCCTTGAGGGGAGAGGATATAAGGTGAGGGTGAGACCTCCGCTGTACTTTTCCTCCTCATCCTTAAACCTTCTCCCCCGAGGGAGAAGGTAATTTAGACATCCCCCTCCTAATATGGTAGGAATCTTGATCTTTTCTGCATAAATGAATTATATGCTTTTTACAAGAACCTTTTTCAGTACCTCTTTGCAGTAAGGACATCCATCACATCTTTTGTTGCAGCAAGATGTCTTTTCAAACCAGTCAGAAGGGAAGATGGAGTTGTCTATAATATAAGGAAAGATAATTTTACTGTGTGATGGTTCAAACAGGTCAAGGAGATTTCCTTCATACTTTTCATTACAGTACGCCTTTATTATCTTCTCAGGGTCCGGATTGAGCCTCGTAGCAAGTTTTACTGTATCAAAGTATTTTTCATAATAGTGAAGATCTTCAGGTCTTATCCATGAGTTTGTAAGCAGATATTTCCATCTTTCTTTATCTTTATAAAATGACCAGCAGTTTCCTGATACATCTTCTGTTATATTTTCTTTCGTGTATATCTCTGCCTCATGGGAGATGACATTATCGTGAAATATCTGAACAGGACAGAAACTGATACAACCACTGTTGGCAAGAAGATATAATTTTTTTCTGTTTTCATCACACCATCTTTTTAATTCTTTTATTCTTTCAAAGTCCCTGTTGTACTCTCTCTGAATAACAAAACTATCAAATAAGTCCCTTACCTGTTCCATCGCTTTTATTGTTCCGAGACGCATATTTACACTTGCTCTTACATCAATCTCTGGAAAGTTCTTTTTTACAGTAGAACTTACAACAGGAGAAAAAGAGGTTATAGAATCAATACCGATTTCTTCCTGTAGGTGTTCAATGATTGATATAACTTCGTTTACACAACTTACAGAAAGGGCATCAGCACCCCAGCAGGAGGCATTTAGAAGAAGATTGAGTTTTATACCTGACTTTTTAATTTTTTTAAGTTCATACTCTAACTGTTCCTGAGCATTCCAGTTAATATACCCAGATTTGTTTGCAACTGGTGCTCTTCCAGTTGGAAGATTGAGCCATGGGAAATAAACTTCTTCTATACGGCTTTTATATTTTTCAACGATATTAGAAAAGACATCTTCATCTCTTAATTGATAGCCAACAGAGAATTTTATTTTTCCCATTCCATATACCAGGGCTTTCTTCTTCTGAATTGATGCTTGAACTTATTCTTCAATTTTGATTCTTTTTCCAGATGTATCATACATGCTCTTATACATCCACGCGCGCCCTCCAGCGCTCTTGAGTATAATATTACCTGGGATGGCTCTCCGATAAATGGATTGTACTTCTTGTAAGGTTCCATTCCCTGAAATCCTTTAGAACATGCCTCTATATCAAGTTTTCCCCATTCCAGTTCTCTGTCTGCAATTTTTACTTTAACTGTCTCTTTTGTACTTATTGCACCTGCTGAACATTCCTTTGCACAGAGCATACACCTGTCACAAATTTTAGGTCCTTCATATATGGGGTCTGGTTCTAAAGGGGCATCTGTTAATATACAGGCAAACCGTTGTCGGGGTCCAAATTCAGGTGTTAAGAGAAGTTTACTGTATCCAATCTCACCGAGTCCTGCAAGATATGCAGCAATCCGGAAATGTATAAAAATATCAGGTGCTGGCTTTTCAGGTGATACAGGACAAGACCAGTTTTCTTTTAATTCACCCGTATGATATCTTACTGCAGTCCAGTCATAGTAGTCATTTGGTATGGGTGTTGCTTCATATCCATTATCCTCTATAAATCTTGTCAGGTGATAAAGAATAAAAGGGTTATAAATCATATTGATACTTCCATACCCCTGTGATGAGTATGAGAGAAAGTATGTTCCTTCTTCAATCCCTCTTAATGAACCTCTCGGAATCCTTAAACCAATAACTATCAGTGCCTTTGCGTCAGGGTTGATATATCTCGGGTCCATCTGTTTTGGTGCTCCTTCAAACCTGTTGATATCCGCAATACCTATAAGGTCAACCCCTAACTTTTTTCCTACCTCTTTTACCTTTTTAGAATTCAGCATTTTATTCCTCTTCAACAGCAGTTATTATAACACAATAAAGTTTTTATCAAGTACACTAGTTTCGGAAATAATTATTTCTGTATCCTTGTTTTAATAATGAGATATGTTTAAGAGAGAGGTTTTTAAAAAGGATGAATCATCGTGCGCTTGGGCATTCTGATAAAGTATTCCACAGAGTGATTTCAATCCTGCCTATCCATCCATCTATGGTATTTATACCCTGGCTGTCTGAACCGACAAAGAAATACTTATCCGTTGTGGAAGGAAGGGGAAAAGAATTTTCCTCTGCAACCTTCTTTCCGTCAAAATATAATCTTACACCACCACCCCATGAGACAGAGAATCGGTGCCATCTACCTGCTTCCACCGTTAGAGGGCATGACATTACATAGGACAATAACTTACCCCCTTCGATGCATTCAAATACCATTCGGCTACTTGGGTCAAGAATCAATCGGGTGCCACTGCGAGCATGTTGGTCCTGAGGAGAAAAGGGATTACAAACAACCTTGCTTGTATCAAATATCACCGCTGGTAACTGTAAAGGGTCTGAAAAACATATATCTATATCAACTGTGGACATATTTACATTAATATTTCCATAAGTAGGGAACCACAATGTATCACCTATCTGTGCTCTGCGGTTTAATCTCACTGCTTGTCTGCCATCTTTCTCCTCTATCTTTAATATAGAGTTGCTTCCTCCCAGACCATTTCCCAAAGAGAAATTTGCCACCAATCCATATCTAAAGTCGACAAAAAACATTGTCCTCTTTTTCTGCCAGTTATCCTTTTCTTCCTGGGAAGGGGAGGGGACTGTAGGAACAGAAGATAATACATCCACTTTAAGAGGAGTATCTGGTGGTATAAAGCTGCTGATATACCTCTGATGGTCAGATATCCTGAAATCGTCAAATGTACCGTCTGCTCCCAGACCCTTTCCATAGCCCGGGCTACCGAGTGCCATCCTGTCTCCAAGCATGCCAGGAATGTCCCATATGTCTGATATTGACACAAGATTTCCATCAATAAAGAGACGTGCTTCTCCTGTATCCCAGGATACCGCCATGTGTGTCCATTTTCCAGGCTTTATTACATCAGACTGGGAAGAATATTGCGTTATGACTTTTCCCTTTGTCTGGTAATCCAGCCGGTAGTCCCATATCAACCAGTTATACTGATTTTTGTAGAGACAGAAGCGGGTAGGGTCACCAGAGGTTGAAAAAAAGGTAATATATTTAAACAGATTGGGTCCCATAATATCCTCTGTGTCAGCCATAGTCCATTCAGGTCTAAACCAGAACTCAAGGGTTCCTTTTTCAAACTTAAAGTTCTCTTTTGTCGCATAGCTTATAGCAAGTGCAGGAACATTTCTGCCAACGAATAATCCTCCGCCGTACTTACCCTCAACAAGTTTTACGCTGCCTTCCTCCATATCATCAGCCATGCGGAAGGTTCTGTCTCCTTTTGCAAATACTGCATCATAAGTCCCATCAAAGTTAGCCAGAAATATTGTGTCGGTGCAGGAATTAGTAGCCAAAGATAATAAAATCAATCCCGCCATCACCGCAGAAAATACCCTGTTTTCAATATACATTTTGTTATTCCCCAAGTATAAGTTTACCAAAAAGTGAAGCGTCTTTAGAATTATCTACACCACCTGCCCACAGCATCTGCACTTTACGATAACTGTTATCTTTATCTGCATCATTTATGCCAATATCAAAACCGAATGTTGTGCCTGGTGTGGGTTTTAGCGAGGGGAAGTTGGAAAAGGGAAGTGTGATAGATACGGTATAGCCATCTTTTAACCTCTTTGAATTAACCACTACTCCTGCAAGTTTCCCGCCCGCTGGAGAAGAGATGTGAAACATTGGCGCAGGATAATCATCAAGAACAGGTACTATCATAAGGTGGTACACATTTTCAGTATAATCTT encodes:
- a CDS encoding HEAT repeat domain-containing protein → MEKIKRFYNGLSKKRKIVFWVCIGVFTISVIRLSVWYATKGTTTSPKLYIKNLYSQDPEERKFAIYEVGRRGLKQAIPELEKILKEDPSPDIKRASAWSIGRIDKETLISLLDSTEKDTKDIVMEALLKMDRNNIHLLLERLPKEDEKTKFKILDLAEKSKDREVYLKLLKTGEEKEEIISVRKEALQIAVQNLSFNDIESTLWNIYYNDPEKEMKEFAYSLIKGLKEKNK
- a CDS encoding LamG domain-containing protein, which produces MYIENRVFSAVMAGLILLSLATNSCTDTIFLANFDGTYDAVFAKGDRTFRMADDMEEGSVKLVEGKYGGGLFVGRNVPALAISYATKENFKFEKGTLEFWFRPEWTMADTEDIMGPNLFKYITFFSTSGDPTRFCLYKNQYNWLIWDYRLDYQTKGKVITQYSSQSDVIKPGKWTHMAVSWDTGEARLFIDGNLVSISDIWDIPGMLGDRMALGSPGYGKGLGADGTFDDFRISDHQRYISSFIPPDTPLKVDVLSSVPTVPSPSQEEKDNWQKKRTMFFVDFRYGLVANFSLGNGLGGSNSILKIEEKDGRQAVRLNRRAQIGDTLWFPTYGNINVNMSTVDIDICFSDPLQLPAVIFDTSKVVCNPFSPQDQHARSGTRLILDPSSRMVFECIEGGKLLSYVMSCPLTVEAGRWHRFSVSWGGGVRLYFDGKKVAEENSFPLPSTTDKYFFVGSDSQGINTIDGWIGRIEITLWNTLSECPSAR